In Rahnella aquatilis CIP 78.65 = ATCC 33071, one DNA window encodes the following:
- a CDS encoding GntR family transcriptional regulator: MKIDKNSFTPLYLQIEQQLTEKISTGEIRPGDPIPTEAAMCEIYGVSRMTARKAVDYLVRQGRVARFRGRGTFVVEPPKQQKIILPLDRHLTASEVAQENNQRIENQVLEFRRMPASEDIARELNIRPGTEVYFMIRLRLLGDEPFVYEQCWMLCDRFPDITRAAMTSSKYAYIRSKGFQPAGSTKLISAELPSNEIRLALNLSRDQPVLHSHAIVSFTDGTLFEVSDVYYNQKNYGFSVHAKVKV; encoded by the coding sequence ATGAAGATAGATAAAAATTCGTTCACACCGCTTTATCTGCAAATTGAGCAGCAACTTACCGAAAAAATCAGCACCGGTGAAATTCGCCCCGGTGATCCGATCCCGACCGAAGCCGCTATGTGCGAGATCTATGGCGTATCACGCATGACCGCGCGAAAGGCCGTGGATTATCTGGTGCGTCAGGGGCGTGTGGCCCGTTTTCGTGGTCGCGGCACCTTTGTGGTTGAACCGCCAAAACAGCAGAAAATCATTCTGCCGCTCGACCGGCATCTCACCGCCAGCGAAGTCGCCCAGGAAAATAATCAGCGCATTGAAAATCAGGTGCTGGAATTTCGCCGTATGCCTGCCAGTGAAGACATCGCCCGCGAGCTGAATATTCGGCCCGGTACTGAAGTTTATTTTATGATCCGCCTGCGTCTGCTGGGTGATGAGCCGTTTGTGTATGAACAATGCTGGATGCTGTGCGACCGGTTCCCGGATATCACCCGCGCCGCCATGACCTCGTCAAAATATGCCTATATCCGCTCGAAAGGTTTCCAGCCTGCGGGCAGCACCAAACTGATTTCGGCAGAACTGCCGTCCAACGAGATCCGCCTCGCGCTCAACCTGTCACGCGACCAGCCGGTGCTGCATTCTCACGCGATTGTGTCGTTCACTGACGGCACGCTGTTTGAAGTGTCTGATGTTTACTACAACCAGAAAAACTATGGCTTCAGCGTCCATGCCAAAGTTAAAGTTTAA
- a CDS encoding efflux RND transporter permease subunit — MSTFFINRPIFAWVVAIVIMLAGALSIMKLPISQYPNIAPPAISVSVTYPGASAETAQNTVVQVIEQQLNGLDNLRYIESQSNSDGSATIIATFDQGTNPDIAQVQVQNKVSLAESQLPTEVVNQGIRIAKYQANFMLLVSLISTDGKMSNSDLSNLLVTKLEDPIVRTKGVGDFLLLGSEYAMRIWLDPAKLYKYQLVPSDVSTAIEAQNVQVSSGSLGGLPTVKDSKLSATIIGKTRFDSIHQFKNVLLKVNADGSQVRLSDVGNVDLGPESYSISSTFNGRPSTAIALRLASGANVLDTDRAVRETIAGLEDSLPAGVKVEFPYQTAPVVSASIEEVVKTLIEAIVLVFCVMLLFLQNLRATLVTTLVVPVVLLGTFGILAAAGYSINTLTMFGMVLAIGLLVDDAIVVVENVERVMTEEKLSPKDATIKSMKQIQGALFGIALVLSAVLVPMAFFGGSTGIIYRQFSITIVSAMALSVLMALIFTPALCATIIKHNDEEKAQKGFAGWFNRNFDKGAMRYTRAVGTVISRRRLFMGIYLLIVIATGFMFTRVPTTFLPDEDQAVMFVQATLPANASAERTQQVLDNVREYLMTQESGIVSSVFTANGFSFAGRGQNVGIAFVQLKTWADRPAAAQKVQALAGRAMAHFATIKDARVFAFVPPAVMELGNATGFDFFLQDTNGKGHEALMAARNQFLQLASQDKRLTAVRPNGMEDEPQYQLEIDDERAQALGLSLDDINNTLSAAWGSAYVNQFMYNDRVKRVYIQGKAASRVTPEDLNNWYFRNSSGDMVPWSAFGSGKWVYGSPRYERFNGVSSVELMGSPAPGYSSGDANEAVMEIAAKLPPGYKVAWHGLSYEEKLSGSQTPALYSLSMIVVFLCLAALYESWSIPFSVMLVVPLGILGTIGAVLLRGLSNDVFFQVGLLTTVGLAAKNAILIVEFAKELHENEGMSVTQAAIEAAKLRIRPIIMTSMAFILGVFPLTISSGAGAGSQHSIGTAVVGGMLTATFLAIFFVPMFYVTVVNLFTRKSKKHDKALPAPEATHHE; from the coding sequence ATGTCTACTTTCTTTATTAACCGCCCTATATTCGCCTGGGTTGTCGCCATCGTCATCATGCTCGCCGGTGCGCTGTCGATCATGAAACTGCCGATCAGCCAATACCCGAATATCGCGCCGCCGGCAATTTCCGTCAGCGTCACCTATCCGGGTGCGTCAGCGGAAACCGCCCAGAACACTGTGGTTCAGGTCATTGAACAGCAACTGAACGGGCTGGATAACCTGCGCTATATCGAATCGCAAAGTAACAGCGACGGCAGCGCCACCATCATTGCCACCTTTGATCAGGGCACCAACCCGGATATCGCGCAGGTTCAGGTACAGAACAAAGTGTCTCTGGCCGAATCGCAACTGCCGACCGAAGTAGTCAATCAGGGGATCCGTATTGCCAAATATCAGGCCAACTTCATGCTGCTGGTCAGCCTGATTTCGACCGACGGTAAAATGAGTAACTCGGATCTGAGTAACCTGCTGGTGACCAAACTTGAAGACCCGATCGTGCGTACCAAAGGCGTCGGCGACTTCCTGCTGCTCGGTTCAGAATACGCGATGCGTATCTGGCTCGACCCGGCAAAACTGTATAAATATCAGCTGGTCCCAAGTGATGTCAGCACGGCCATAGAAGCACAAAACGTGCAGGTATCGTCCGGTTCCCTCGGCGGCCTGCCGACGGTCAAAGACAGCAAACTCAGCGCAACGATCATTGGTAAAACCCGTTTCGACAGTATTCATCAGTTCAAAAACGTACTGCTGAAAGTGAATGCAGACGGCTCTCAGGTGCGTCTCAGTGATGTCGGCAACGTCGATCTGGGGCCGGAAAGTTATTCCATCTCCTCGACCTTTAACGGCAGACCGTCTACTGCTATCGCCCTGCGTCTGGCAAGCGGCGCGAACGTGCTGGACACCGACAGAGCAGTAAGAGAAACCATCGCCGGGCTGGAAGATTCTCTGCCCGCCGGCGTGAAAGTCGAGTTCCCGTACCAGACCGCGCCGGTGGTCAGCGCGTCGATTGAGGAAGTGGTGAAAACGCTGATCGAAGCCATCGTGCTGGTGTTCTGCGTGATGTTGCTGTTCCTGCAAAATCTGCGCGCGACGCTGGTGACCACGCTGGTGGTGCCGGTGGTTCTGCTCGGGACATTCGGTATTCTGGCGGCAGCGGGTTATTCCATTAACACCCTGACCATGTTCGGGATGGTGCTGGCGATCGGCCTGCTGGTGGACGATGCCATCGTGGTGGTGGAAAACGTCGAACGCGTGATGACGGAAGAAAAGCTCTCACCAAAAGACGCCACCATTAAATCGATGAAACAGATCCAGGGTGCGCTGTTTGGTATCGCCCTGGTGCTGTCTGCCGTGCTGGTGCCGATGGCCTTCTTCGGCGGCTCGACCGGGATCATCTACCGTCAGTTCTCGATCACCATCGTGTCTGCCATGGCGCTTTCGGTGCTGATGGCGCTGATTTTCACCCCGGCGCTGTGTGCCACTATCATCAAACACAATGACGAGGAGAAAGCCCAAAAAGGCTTTGCGGGCTGGTTTAACCGTAACTTCGATAAAGGCGCGATGCGCTATACCCGCGCCGTCGGCACGGTGATCTCCCGCCGCCGTCTGTTTATGGGCATCTACCTGCTGATCGTCATCGCCACCGGTTTTATGTTCACCCGCGTGCCGACCACCTTCCTGCCGGATGAAGATCAGGCCGTAATGTTTGTTCAGGCGACGTTGCCCGCCAACGCTTCGGCAGAACGAACCCAGCAGGTGCTGGATAATGTCCGGGAATACCTGATGACGCAGGAAAGCGGCATCGTTTCCTCGGTGTTTACCGCCAACGGCTTCAGCTTCGCCGGACGAGGCCAGAACGTCGGGATTGCGTTCGTACAGCTGAAAACCTGGGCAGACCGCCCGGCCGCCGCGCAAAAAGTTCAGGCGCTGGCCGGTCGTGCGATGGCGCATTTCGCGACGATCAAAGACGCCCGCGTATTTGCTTTCGTTCCGCCAGCGGTCATGGAACTCGGTAATGCCACCGGCTTCGACTTCTTCCTGCAAGACACCAACGGCAAGGGGCATGAAGCCCTGATGGCCGCGCGTAACCAGTTCCTGCAACTGGCTTCGCAGGACAAACGCCTGACGGCTGTGCGTCCGAACGGGATGGAAGATGAGCCGCAATATCAGCTGGAAATTGACGATGAACGTGCGCAGGCGCTGGGTCTGAGCCTCGATGACATCAACAACACCTTGTCAGCGGCCTGGGGGTCAGCGTATGTGAATCAGTTCATGTACAACGACCGCGTGAAACGTGTTTACATCCAGGGCAAGGCGGCTTCCCGCGTCACGCCTGAAGATCTGAACAACTGGTATTTCCGTAATTCCAGCGGCGATATGGTGCCGTGGAGCGCCTTCGGCAGCGGCAAATGGGTGTACGGCTCACCGCGTTATGAGCGTTTCAACGGCGTGTCTTCTGTCGAACTGATGGGTTCACCGGCACCGGGCTACAGCTCAGGTGATGCCAACGAGGCGGTGATGGAAATCGCGGCCAAACTGCCACCGGGTTACAAAGTGGCATGGCATGGTCTGAGCTATGAAGAGAAGCTTTCCGGCTCACAAACCCCGGCGCTTTACAGTCTGTCGATGATCGTGGTGTTCCTGTGTCTGGCAGCGCTGTACGAGAGCTGGTCAATTCCGTTCTCCGTCATGCTGGTGGTACCGCTGGGGATTTTAGGCACCATCGGTGCCGTGCTGCTGCGTGGCTTGTCGAATGACGTCTTCTTCCAGGTTGGCCTGCTGACGACCGTCGGGCTGGCAGCGAAGAACGCCATATTGATTGTCGAGTTCGCCAAAGAGTTGCATGAGAACGAAGGGATGTCGGTCACCCAGGCGGCCATCGAAGCAGCCAAACTGCGTATCCGGCCAATCATCATGACCTCAATGGCCTTTATCCTCGGCGTATTCCCGCTGACGATTTCCAGTGGCGCGGGCGCGGGCAGCCAGCATTCCATCGGGACGGCGGTGGTCGGCGGCATGCTCACGGCGACCTTCCTGGCGATCTTCTTCGTGCCGATGTTCTACGTCACGGTGGTGAATCTGTTCACCCGCAAATCGAAAAAACACGATAAGGCGCTTCCTGCACCAGAGGCCACACACCATGAATAA
- a CDS encoding Hcp family type VI secretion system effector yields the protein MSTPAHLWLEDENGSPVVGSCMMPLRLGSIELKSFSHGVTIPVDSQCGKLTGTRVHRPITIVKEFDQTTPLLYRAVCEGRTMKKAIIKMYRILESGIEAEYFNIILDNVKITTISPYLAPGGMSSTHLETLELRYEAITWKYTDGNIIYRDSWNDRCCA from the coding sequence ATGTCCACACCCGCTCACTTATGGCTTGAAGATGAAAATGGTTCTCCGGTTGTCGGTAGCTGCATGATGCCACTGCGTTTAGGTTCCATTGAGCTGAAATCATTCTCCCACGGTGTCACTATCCCCGTTGATTCTCAATGCGGAAAACTCACGGGTACGCGCGTTCATCGGCCTATCACGATAGTGAAAGAATTCGATCAGACTACGCCTCTCCTGTATCGAGCAGTGTGTGAAGGCCGAACCATGAAGAAGGCAATAATCAAGATGTACCGCATCTTGGAATCTGGCATCGAGGCCGAGTATTTCAATATCATCCTGGATAACGTCAAAATCACGACAATTTCACCCTACCTGGCTCCAGGCGGCATGAGCAGCACGCATCTGGAAACGCTAGAGTTACGTTATGAGGCGATCACATGGAAGTACACTGACGGAAACATTATCTACCGAGATTCATGGAATGACCGTTGTTGTGCATGA
- a CDS encoding efflux RND transporter periplasmic adaptor subunit codes for MRLKLLSVSTVVLLCACDGSASSASPAAQTPAVNVVTLHSQPVTLTTSLPGRTTAVRSAEVRPQVNGVIQKRLFVEGSEVKAGQQLYQIDPSTYQATFDRAMATWKSADATARRYKPLVEAQAVSRQQYDDAVAAEREAAADVETARVNLQYTKVYAPISGHIGRSMYTEGALVTSGQTASLTTIDQLNPIYVDVNESSLDVLKLRRALASGKLQSAGDNAAQATLTLEDGSKYALPGKLEFSEVTVSQSTGSVTLRASFPNPHDELLPGMFVHAQLQQGIDDKGILVPQEAIMHDVKGAPYVYVVNADNTVAQRSITTGQMMNGNWLVNQGLNDGDKVITDGLQNVRPGAKVNATERKASAPAEQANLAMTDPSAQ; via the coding sequence ATGCGCCTCAAGTTACTTTCTGTCAGTACAGTGGTACTGCTTTGTGCATGTGATGGTTCCGCCAGTTCTGCTTCCCCGGCAGCACAGACCCCTGCGGTGAATGTCGTTACTTTGCACAGCCAGCCCGTCACCCTGACCACCAGCCTGCCCGGCCGCACCACTGCCGTACGCAGCGCGGAAGTCCGTCCGCAGGTGAATGGCGTGATCCAGAAACGCCTGTTTGTGGAAGGCAGCGAAGTCAAAGCCGGTCAGCAGCTTTATCAGATTGATCCCTCAACCTATCAGGCGACATTTGACCGCGCCATGGCGACCTGGAAAAGCGCCGATGCGACCGCCCGCCGCTACAAGCCGCTGGTTGAGGCGCAGGCCGTCAGTCGTCAGCAGTATGACGATGCCGTCGCTGCCGAACGGGAAGCCGCAGCGGATGTCGAAACCGCCCGTGTCAATCTGCAATACACCAAAGTGTACGCGCCGATCTCCGGTCACATAGGCCGTTCGATGTATACCGAAGGTGCGCTGGTCACCAGCGGCCAGACGGCGTCTCTGACCACCATCGATCAGCTCAATCCTATTTATGTCGATGTGAACGAATCCTCGCTGGACGTGCTGAAACTGCGCCGTGCGCTGGCTTCCGGTAAGTTGCAAAGCGCCGGTGACAACGCCGCCCAGGCCACCCTGACGCTGGAAGACGGCAGCAAATATGCCCTGCCGGGCAAGCTGGAATTCTCCGAAGTCACCGTGTCGCAAAGCACCGGTTCCGTCACCCTGCGTGCCTCCTTCCCGAACCCGCACGATGAATTGTTACCGGGGATGTTTGTTCACGCCCAACTGCAACAAGGCATTGATGACAAAGGCATTCTGGTGCCACAGGAAGCCATCATGCATGACGTGAAAGGCGCGCCGTATGTGTACGTAGTGAACGCCGATAACACGGTCGCACAGCGTTCCATCACCACCGGTCAGATGATGAACGGCAACTGGCTGGTGAATCAGGGCCTGAACGATGGCGACAAAGTGATCACCGACGGATTACAGAACGTCAGGCCGGGTGCCAAAGTGAATGCCACCGAGCGTAAAGCCAGTGCCCCTGCCGAACAGGCTAATCTCGCGATGACCGATCCTTCCGCGCAATAG
- a CDS encoding helix-turn-helix domain-containing protein, giving the protein MANATRGGCTGKRGTTLAAVSRSAGLSSSTLSNALSRSWPKGEKVIAQALDVHPSVIWPSRYFDAREELVVKVIRNSAKS; this is encoded by the coding sequence ATAGCTAATGCCACCCGAGGTGGGTGCACCGGAAAACGGGGTACGACGCTGGCAGCGGTATCGCGCAGTGCGGGATTGAGTTCATCGACGTTGTCGAATGCGCTGTCGCGGTCATGGCCGAAAGGGGAGAAGGTGATTGCACAGGCGCTGGATGTGCATCCGAGCGTGATCTGGCCGAGCCGTTATTTTGATGCGCGGGAGGAGTTGGTAGTGAAAGTCATTCGGAATTCAGCGAAATCCTGA
- a CDS encoding ABC transporter ATP-binding protein/permease has translation MAIMTKKPGKSAQWGAVWQLIKPYWRSEEKWRAWGMLTTIIILSLAGVYLSVQFNEWNRVFYDALQNRNYPVFKAQLWKFTWLALLFIVIAIYRVYLTQGLQMSWRRWMTEEYMEKWLTNHAYYYTEYQHQVDNPDQRISDDLNALTSGTLSLVLGLLSSVVTLFSFVFILWSISGPLNFMLAGHHFEIPGYMLWFALLYAAIGSFIIWYIGKPLVRLGFNQEWFEANFRFGLIRIRENSDAIALYHGEKNEHDQLTGKFESIKTNWWSIMRVTRRLNVATNFYAQFANIFPILVASPRYFAGAIQMGALMQIASAFGQVQGALSWFIDAFTDLANWKATVNRLAGFNAAIDQVNAQPRGISVGKSTEHALQLDKLTLNLPNGNPLFCNISAAMQPGERVLIAGPSGCGKSTLLRAIAGIWPYGSGHIALAEGKRYLFLPQRSYIPIGTLRDALSYPDASREYTDERLQQVLTQCRLSHLAAVEILDDYANWSQRLSPGEQQRLSFARALLIKPDTLFLDEATSALDDETEQQVYALLLSELPDTSVISVAHRNSVAKYHQHCWRFKNQENGPCGFTSTALLPE, from the coding sequence ATGGCTATTATGACTAAAAAACCTGGGAAATCGGCGCAATGGGGCGCCGTCTGGCAGTTAATTAAGCCTTACTGGCGCTCAGAAGAAAAGTGGCGTGCCTGGGGCATGTTGACCACAATTATCATCCTTTCGCTGGCCGGTGTGTACCTCAGCGTACAGTTTAACGAATGGAACCGTGTCTTTTATGACGCGCTGCAAAACAGAAACTATCCGGTTTTCAAAGCCCAGTTGTGGAAATTTACCTGGCTGGCGCTGCTGTTCATCGTTATCGCCATCTACAGGGTTTATCTGACGCAGGGCCTGCAAATGAGCTGGCGGCGCTGGATGACAGAAGAGTATATGGAGAAGTGGCTGACCAATCACGCCTATTATTACACGGAGTATCAGCATCAGGTGGATAACCCCGATCAGCGTATTTCCGACGACCTGAATGCTCTGACCAGCGGGACTCTTTCTCTGGTGCTCGGTCTGCTGTCGAGCGTGGTGACGCTGTTCTCGTTCGTGTTTATTTTGTGGTCCATCAGCGGGCCGCTGAATTTTATGCTCGCGGGCCATCATTTTGAAATTCCCGGCTACATGCTGTGGTTTGCGCTGCTGTATGCCGCCATCGGCTCCTTCATTATCTGGTATATCGGTAAGCCACTGGTAAGACTCGGATTTAATCAGGAATGGTTCGAGGCGAACTTCCGTTTTGGCCTGATCCGTATTCGTGAAAACAGCGACGCTATCGCGCTCTATCACGGGGAGAAAAACGAGCATGACCAGCTGACCGGCAAGTTTGAATCCATCAAAACCAACTGGTGGTCAATCATGCGCGTGACCCGTCGTCTGAACGTCGCGACCAACTTTTACGCACAGTTTGCCAATATCTTCCCGATCCTGGTGGCCTCGCCGCGCTATTTCGCGGGTGCCATTCAAATGGGTGCGCTGATGCAGATTGCTTCAGCGTTCGGTCAGGTACAGGGCGCGTTGTCCTGGTTCATCGATGCCTTTACCGATCTGGCAAACTGGAAAGCCACGGTTAACCGTCTTGCCGGTTTTAATGCGGCAATCGATCAGGTTAACGCTCAGCCGCGCGGTATCAGCGTAGGCAAAAGCACCGAACACGCCTTACAGCTTGATAAACTGACGCTGAACCTGCCGAACGGTAATCCGCTGTTTTGCAATATTTCTGCTGCCATGCAACCGGGCGAACGCGTGCTGATTGCCGGGCCTTCCGGTTGTGGTAAATCAACGCTGCTGCGTGCAATTGCCGGTATCTGGCCTTACGGCTCCGGCCATATTGCGCTGGCGGAGGGTAAGCGTTATCTGTTCCTGCCACAGCGCAGTTACATTCCAATTGGCACGTTGCGCGATGCGCTCAGTTATCCTGACGCCAGCCGTGAATATACTGATGAACGGTTGCAACAGGTGCTGACACAATGCCGTCTGTCACATCTGGCGGCGGTAGAAATTCTGGATGATTACGCCAACTGGAGCCAGCGCCTCTCGCCGGGTGAACAGCAGCGGCTCTCCTTTGCCCGTGCGCTGTTGATCAAACCCGATACGCTGTTCCTCGACGAAGCCACCAGCGCACTGGATGACGAAACCGAACAACAGGTATACGCTCTGCTGCTGAGCGAATTGCCGGACACCTCGGTTATCAGTGTGGCGCACCGGAATTCGGTCGCAAAATATCATCAGCACTGCTGGCGTTTCAAAAATCAGGAAAATGGCCCGTGCGGATTCACTTCCACTGCGCTGTTGCCTGAATAA
- a CDS encoding PTS transporter subunit EIIC, producing MIKLGSKVHDLGKALMTPISVIAAAGIFLGLAAALQNPAVTGETFTQMKTLQLVIGFIRQVSGALFANLPLFFAVATAMGLANAEKATAAFSAVIGFVGLHVGVNYSLLAQGITPETITVAKLTAKGMTESDAMIYAAEFTNTLGIFTYNMSVLGGVLVGLITMWLHNRFYTIVLPTAIAFFGGRRFVPIITVLVLPIVGVLMSLIWPTVALGIQWIGELIGRTGEIGTFIYAASERLLIPTGLHHIINETVRFTPIGGVTTVDNQSIVGALNIFNAALANPGLIPDAVTQQATRFLAQGKIPVMMFGLPAAALAMYHCARPEHKGRVKALMLAGALASFTTGITEPLEFCFIFVSPVLYILHAVLTGVSFVLMQMLHVMIGNVQGGAIDFLIFGVLGGSRTHWWYPLILGIFYAPLYYFTFRWVILRMQIKTPGREDENDAEERAKPAQGTGEKTKNIIIGLGGEGNITAVDCCFTRLRVKVKDMTQVQDGTLMKTGAMGVKRITETDVHVIYGPQVEQVANLVKAELSGIA from the coding sequence ATGATAAAACTTGGCAGCAAGGTACACGATCTGGGGAAAGCCCTGATGACACCTATCTCGGTGATTGCCGCCGCCGGGATTTTCTTAGGTCTGGCCGCCGCGTTGCAGAACCCGGCGGTGACCGGTGAAACCTTTACCCAGATGAAAACATTGCAACTGGTGATCGGCTTTATCCGCCAGGTGTCGGGTGCGCTTTTTGCCAACCTGCCGCTGTTTTTTGCGGTTGCCACGGCAATGGGGCTGGCTAATGCAGAGAAGGCCACGGCGGCCTTTTCGGCTGTGATCGGCTTTGTCGGGTTGCACGTCGGGGTGAATTACAGCCTGCTGGCGCAGGGTATTACGCCGGAAACCATTACCGTCGCCAAACTCACTGCAAAAGGCATGACCGAAAGCGACGCGATGATTTACGCCGCCGAATTCACCAACACGCTGGGGATTTTCACCTACAACATGAGCGTGCTGGGCGGGGTGCTGGTCGGGTTAATCACCATGTGGCTGCACAATCGTTTCTATACCATCGTGCTGCCGACGGCGATCGCGTTTTTTGGCGGGCGGCGTTTTGTGCCGATTATCACCGTGCTGGTGCTGCCGATCGTCGGTGTGCTGATGTCGCTGATCTGGCCGACTGTTGCGCTGGGGATCCAGTGGATCGGCGAGCTGATCGGGCGCACGGGCGAGATCGGTACCTTTATTTATGCTGCGTCAGAACGTTTGCTGATCCCAACCGGTTTGCATCACATCATTAATGAAACCGTGCGCTTTACGCCCATCGGCGGCGTGACAACAGTGGATAACCAGAGCATTGTCGGCGCGCTGAACATCTTTAATGCTGCACTGGCGAATCCGGGCCTGATCCCTGATGCGGTCACGCAGCAGGCGACGCGCTTCCTGGCGCAGGGGAAAATCCCGGTGATGATGTTCGGGTTACCCGCGGCGGCGCTGGCGATGTATCACTGCGCACGGCCGGAACACAAAGGCCGCGTGAAAGCGTTGATGCTGGCGGGCGCGCTGGCGTCGTTCACCACCGGGATCACTGAACCTCTTGAGTTCTGCTTTATTTTCGTCTCGCCGGTGCTGTACATCCTGCACGCGGTGCTGACCGGTGTGTCGTTTGTGTTAATGCAGATGCTGCATGTGATGATCGGTAACGTGCAGGGCGGGGCGATCGACTTCCTGATCTTCGGTGTGCTCGGCGGCAGCCGCACGCACTGGTGGTATCCGCTGATCCTCGGCATTTTCTATGCACCGCTGTATTACTTCACCTTCCGCTGGGTCATTTTGCGGATGCAGATAAAAACGCCGGGACGTGAGGATGAAAATGATGCCGAAGAACGTGCAAAACCGGCGCAGGGTACGGGCGAAAAAACCAAAAATATTATCATCGGACTGGGCGGCGAGGGGAATATTACGGCGGTTGATTGTTGTTTCACCCGTCTGCGTGTGAAGGTGAAAGATATGACTCAGGTACAGGATGGCACATTAATGAAAACCGGCGCGATGGGGGTGAAACGCATCACCGAAACGGACGTGCATGTCATTTATGGCCCGCAGGTTGAACAGGTGGCAAATCTGGTGAAGGCGGAGTTGTCGGGCATTGCCTGA
- a CDS encoding type II toxin-antitoxin system RelB/DinJ family antitoxin, which produces MTDTVVRARVTSASKAAAMANAKAMGLDLSTIIRMVVNRLAVNAELPVDLLQPNAKTLQAIRDMENGIGVESVATIEELKHDLGW; this is translated from the coding sequence ATGACTGACACTGTTGTCAGAGCTCGAGTAACTTCAGCGTCAAAGGCTGCTGCAATGGCAAACGCAAAGGCAATGGGGTTGGATCTTTCGACAATCATTCGAATGGTTGTAAATAGGTTGGCTGTGAATGCTGAGCTACCCGTCGATTTGTTGCAGCCTAATGCAAAAACACTTCAGGCCATTCGTGATATGGAAAATGGAATTGGTGTTGAAAGTGTCGCAACGATTGAGGAGTTGAAGCACGATCTGGGATGGTGA
- a CDS encoding efflux transporter outer membrane subunit: protein MNKPHFALSLVSAFSLTLLAGCTLEPDYQRPALPVASNWDGAKTSAAQDIGWKAFFNQPAMKQLIGMSLANNRDLRVAALNVDTARATFQIDRAALLPTLDASAGETNQHLPGGLYSTQTSGPVTYQQYSANLGVTSYEVDLFGRLRSLRDQGLETYLATEATQRATQISLVSEVASGYLSLAADNDLLKLAISTADSQKKSYELTKRSYDSGIDTSQDLVQAETTVRAAQADIAQYTRQVRQDVNALTLLVGTTIPQSLLANATLQQDWKFPQTPAGLPSDLLTRRPDIISAEHTLKAANANIGAARAAFFPSITLTGTAGTESGSLSKLFDGGTGAWSFMPSVNIPIFDGGVNQANLDIAKDTKKIDIANYEKAIQTAFKEVSDGLAGQATYKDELRARQQDADANQRNFDLSQMRFKGGVDNYLSVLVAQRSLYSAQQTLITTQLAQLNQDISLYKALGGGWKE from the coding sequence ATGAATAAACCGCATTTCGCACTGTCGCTTGTCAGCGCGTTTTCACTCACCCTGCTGGCGGGCTGTACCCTGGAACCTGATTATCAGCGCCCTGCACTGCCGGTCGCCAGCAACTGGGATGGCGCGAAAACCAGCGCTGCGCAGGATATCGGCTGGAAAGCCTTCTTCAATCAACCGGCGATGAAGCAGCTGATTGGCATGTCTCTGGCTAACAACCGCGACCTGCGGGTCGCGGCATTAAACGTCGATACCGCACGCGCTACCTTCCAGATTGACCGCGCCGCTCTGCTGCCGACACTCGACGCCAGCGCCGGTGAAACTAACCAGCATCTGCCGGGCGGATTGTATTCAACACAAACCAGCGGACCAGTGACGTATCAGCAATACAGTGCCAATCTGGGCGTAACCTCTTATGAGGTTGACCTGTTTGGCCGCTTACGCAGCCTGCGCGATCAGGGGCTGGAAACTTACCTGGCGACAGAAGCCACGCAGCGCGCCACGCAAATCTCGCTGGTGTCTGAGGTCGCTTCCGGCTATCTGAGTCTGGCGGCGGATAACGATCTGCTAAAACTGGCAATCAGCACCGCCGACAGTCAGAAAAAATCGTACGAACTCACCAAACGCAGCTACGATTCCGGCATCGACACCTCACAGGATCTGGTGCAGGCCGAAACCACGGTGCGCGCGGCGCAGGCCGATATCGCCCAGTACACACGCCAGGTGCGTCAGGACGTCAACGCGCTGACCCTGCTGGTCGGCACCACCATCCCCCAGAGTTTGCTGGCGAACGCCACCCTGCAACAGGACTGGAAATTCCCGCAGACACCGGCCGGTTTGCCCTCTGATCTGCTGACCCGCCGTCCGGATATTATTTCCGCTGAACATACGCTGAAAGCTGCCAACGCCAATATCGGCGCGGCGCGGGCGGCGTTCTTCCCGAGCATCACGCTGACCGGCACGGCAGGCACTGAAAGCGGCAGCCTGAGTAAACTGTTCGATGGCGGTACCGGCGCGTGGTCATTTATGCCTTCGGTTAACATCCCGATCTTCGACGGCGGCGTGAATCAGGCCAATCTCGACATCGCGAAGGACACCAAAAAAATTGATATCGCTAACTATGAGAAAGCGATTCAGACGGCATTCAAGGAAGTGTCCGACGGCTTAGCTGGTCAGGCGACTTACAAAGACGAACTGCGGGCCCGCCAGCAGGACGCCGACGCCAACCAGCGCAACTTCGATCTCTCGCAGATGCGCTTCAAAGGCGGTGTCGACAATTACCTCAGTGTACTGGTCGCACAGCGCTCCCTGTACTCTGCTCAGCAAACACTGATCACCACCCAGCTTGCCCAACTGAATCAGGACATCAGTTTGTATAAAGCCTTAGGGGGCGGCTGGAAGGAGTGA